The DNA sequence TGCGCCGTAAATCATGCTTTTGTTCGAATGTTCGAACATGTCCACCTCCCATGTTGGAGAGCGAAGCGGACCAGATCAGCCGAAAAGCGGCCATACCTGGATATTGGTATAGCGCTCACTTCGAGATGCTCTGGCGCGAATGCCTGCCGATTCGGCCTCGACCTTCAGAGGCTCGTCTGGCACGTCGGAGTCCCGCAATTTCCTGATGAAAGGGTAACAATGACCGGAACCGAATTGATCGAGGCTGTCGCGGCGGCGCAGGGCGCGACGAAGGCCGACGTTAAGAAGATCATCGACGCCGCATTGGCCGCCATTGCCGATGCGGCCGTCCGCGGCGATGAAGTGTCGCTGGCTGGGTTCGGCAAGTTCAAGATCAAGCAGAGCGCCGCGCGCGAGGGCAAGCATCCGCGTACGGGGGAAAGCATGACCATCGCAGCTTCCAAGAAAGTCAGTTTCCAGCCGGCCAAGGCCCTCAAGGACAAGGTCAACGGCTGACAGTTCAAGCGTCCGGGGCATCCTCGCCATGCGGCACGATGTCCCGGGCAATCTCTTCGCTCAGATGGGAGCCCCGCTCGAGCCGACGCGTCAGCGCCTCGACAAACGACTCCCAGCGCGCCTTGCCCATGGCGCGCGCCGACGCCGAGGCCTCGTCGGGCAGAGGAGCCGTGTGGATCAGCCAGGTGCGAATGAAGAGCGCCAGCGTCTCTGCTACGACATCGCTGCGCCAGGCGGCCCGATCATATTGCCGGGTCAGACGATCCAAGCGGCGGCTGATGGCTGCCTCTATCCGGTCAGAGCCATCGGGAGAAAAATAGCTGGCGAGCGCCCGGGCCACCGCATCGGACTGCGATATCCGCTTCATGCGCGCGAATTCGCTCAGCTGCCGGGACTGGCCGGGCGCGAGCCGGATCGTGTGCCTGATGGTCTGACGGCTCATATCTCTATTCCATCTTTGGGATCCAGGGATGCCTGTCGTGCGGCGCGCGCCGCACGCCGCGCCAAAGCTTCGCGTGCGAGGCTTGCGTCGTCAGGCGCATCGTCGAACAGAAATTCATTTCGGACCTGTGCGGGCCTCTTTGAAGGCGCCACATCTTCATTCATGCCGAGCTCCGGTTCCCGCCTGATTCCCCCATTAGCTGCGTCGGTCGTAGGTCCGTGTGAAATCGGCGGAGCCAACGGCCGAATGGGCGCTTGCATCGACCAGTCGTCCCTCACCGCGCCGGGGACTTGTCCGGGCTCAAATCTGGGCGGGGGCAGAATGCGCGCCCGGAAGCGAGGATCGGAATAGTAGCGCGCCTTCTTGGCCCGGATCGGCGGCGAGCCTGCGACCATGACGATCTCGTCCTCAAGTGGCAGTTGCATGATTTCCCCGGGGGTCAGCAACTGGCGGGCCGTCTCGCTGCGGGACACCATGAGGTGGCCGAGCCAGGGCGAGAGCCTGTGGCCTGCATAATTTTTCATGGCCCGCATCTCTGTCGCCGTTCCCAAGGCATCGGAAACACGCCGGGCTGTGCGCTCATCATTGGTGGCGAAGCAGACGCGGACATGGCAATTATCCAGGATCGCGTTGTTCGCGCCATAGGCCTTCTCGATCTGGTTGAGGCTCTGGGCGATGAGGACGCTCTTGATCCCGTAGCCCGCCATGAAGGCGAGGGCGCTTTCAAAGAAATCGAGCCTGCCGAGCGCCGGAAACTCGTCAAGCATCAGG is a window from the Sphingobium sp. Cam5-1 genome containing:
- a CDS encoding HU family DNA-binding protein; amino-acid sequence: MTGTELIEAVAAAQGATKADVKKIIDAALAAIADAAVRGDEVSLAGFGKFKIKQSAAREGKHPRTGESMTIAASKKVSFQPAKALKDKVNG
- a CDS encoding CopG family transcriptional regulator, with translation MSRQTIRHTIRLAPGQSRQLSEFARMKRISQSDAVARALASYFSPDGSDRIEAAISRRLDRLTRQYDRAAWRSDVVAETLALFIRTWLIHTAPLPDEASASARAMGKARWESFVEALTRRLERGSHLSEEIARDIVPHGEDAPDA